A single Clostridium sp. AN503 DNA region contains:
- a CDS encoding CDP-glycerol glycerophosphotransferase family protein, with product MINKLVTNKFLRKIILFFCKMLTAINCFLPKNKKWVFFYESVDCELHDNSRALYNYMKKHYPEYKYFICASNKEKNRKLFSNHTVVVGQLKGILYFMLSKYCFYSYSSLRIKPSSKQVIVNMWHGTPLKVIGNLSKDKFNTGEDMCSFTYLLAASEFFKPIMREAFGCKESQVLVCGHPRTDDFFVETHNDYLDEIKRHKKSIIWMPTFRVTKDARHKDLGDNYKYDSETMLPLLETYSSLNTLDDFCVKNDILLIIKAHTLAQINNVDFHNIHMIKDEDLEKRNISLYQFIAAFDALITDYSSIYFDYLLLNKPMCFIINDIELYQSARGFVVDNPFELMPGNHIKTIAEFYQFLTQILSGIDLYYLERRRVNDLCNQYHDGDNSKRLLQLIGM from the coding sequence ATGATTAATAAGTTGGTCACAAACAAATTTCTTCGGAAAATTATATTGTTCTTTTGCAAAATGCTTACAGCAATAAACTGTTTTTTACCTAAAAATAAGAAATGGGTGTTTTTTTATGAAAGTGTTGATTGTGAACTACATGATAATTCTCGCGCATTATATAACTATATGAAAAAACATTATCCTGAATATAAATATTTTATCTGCGCAAGTAATAAAGAAAAAAACCGCAAACTATTTTCAAATCATACAGTAGTAGTGGGGCAATTAAAAGGAATTTTATACTTTATGCTTTCAAAATATTGTTTTTATTCTTATTCATCTTTAAGGATAAAGCCATCCTCAAAACAGGTGATAGTAAATATGTGGCACGGCACCCCTTTGAAGGTCATTGGTAATCTTTCAAAAGATAAATTCAATACTGGTGAAGATATGTGCTCTTTTACTTATTTACTTGCTGCATCTGAGTTCTTCAAGCCAATTATGAGAGAAGCTTTTGGCTGTAAAGAGTCTCAAGTTTTAGTGTGTGGACATCCGAGGACAGATGATTTTTTCGTTGAGACTCACAATGACTATTTAGACGAGATTAAAAGACATAAGAAATCCATTATTTGGATGCCTACATTTAGAGTTACAAAAGATGCACGACATAAAGACTTGGGGGACAATTATAAATATGATTCTGAAACCATGCTTCCATTACTAGAGACATATTCAAGTTTAAACACATTAGATGATTTTTGTGTTAAAAATGATATCTTACTGATTATTAAAGCACATACGTTGGCACAGATAAATAATGTGGATTTTCATAATATTCATATGATTAAAGATGAGGATCTAGAAAAACGTAATATTTCTTTATATCAGTTCATTGCAGCCTTTGACGCTCTAATAACCGATTATTCTTCGATTTATTTTGACTATCTGCTACTCAACAAGCCAATGTGTTTCATTATCAATGATATAGAACTTTATCAGTCTGCGAGAGGATTTGTGGTAGATAATCCGTTTGAATTAATGCCGGGAAATCATATTAAAACAATAGCGGAATTTTACCAATTTTTAACCCAAATCTTGTCAGGTATTGATTTATATTATCTTGAAAGAAGGAGGGTCAATGATTTATGTAATCAATATCACGATGGTGACAATTCAAAACGCCTGCTTCAGTTAATAGGAATGTAG